The sequence aagattattaaaaattcaaaaatataaagatttaaaaaaaaaaaaaaaaaaaatggctgcaaACAAGAGGGCGTCTTTCAGTTATGTGTCCttagaagaaaaaattttaatatcagaTGATGCTCCTTGATGAatgaaccaaatttttttttattttactaaattatcattctatatttttcttaaaaaaagataattttgagATACTTGAACAATATTGTCCTGTGTGGTGTGGAGGTGTGTACACACCTGCAGGGTGAGCGTGACGGGAATGGAGCCTCCTTCCCGCGTGAGGTCCGGCTCCACCCCGTACACCTGCTTGGTGGCCTTGCGGGCAGCCACGTAGTTGGGGCTGTTGGGGTCCGACACCCAGGACGGGCCCCCGTGTCCCAGGTACACCTGCGtgcacaccacaccacacctccAGGCACTGTCACGTCCCTCGCGCACACCACCACTCCAGTCGGTCATCACCTTCCGCAACCTCAACTGCACGTTTCCCCtcgcaaattatttaaaataattttcctacATTGCAATTTCCTGAAATGCATAAAGACAATAGGCTATATACAGGGTCGGTACAAGGTAAATTGCCGCCCTagacgaaaaaccttaatgccccccccccccccttcccctgccggacaccccaaaaaaattttccttgcctcaaaatacatcacgtaagcctaatattttgtcaacaatcaaatgtaagcaagcttgtgttttttttatactttttttacttattacaaatcataaacaggtcaccgtggactttaaataattacttatatcaatataaacattccaaactgttacaaaaatccactttcatctagtttcaataatcgttaaacatattatatcagctgttacgtatcgtgctgcgccgccctaggcagttgcctagttcgcctatatggacgcgctgGCCCTGGCTATATAGCTgcactagttcaaacagaaccctgcatacaccattttacagtgtgCATGACTTATGCACTAAGACACcatctgggggaaaaaaaaagtgtttaaagtccgggtgatggcagactggagcatgacCTCTCCCCCTCTGAAGttactatcactgaggaatttACATGACGTTTCCCGGTTTTTACAGTTAATTTCTTGACTTTTACTTACACGTTctaacttccctgactttcctgaaTGTGGACACTTTGCCCTCCCCCCTAACACTCCCCCCTCTCTCAAGGAACCATCTGGCAAGATAACAGAAACATTATCTACACAACATTGTTATCAAAAAAAACATCCAAAGAAgcagaaaaaaaactataaattattttcctACAAAATACTTAAATCCATTGCATTGTTatcattatattaatattatacgtAACCAACTTTGCcagtctggaaaaaaaaacccccaccaacaacaacaacaacaacaaacaacTAATATTTGTTTGAGCTTCAAACAATCACACAGTTGCTTGTAATCattacatataattaaaatacgAACATTAAGTACTacttaatatgtaattattgcTGGTACTGTGCTTCAAAAACTGTATTGTGAATTTCCATATGTTTTCCAGGTTTTTAAGATATCTTTTCAATTCACTGAATTTTCCATAATTCTCAAATTTCCTTGTCTAAGATAATCcgtcaattttgttttaaaacagaatattttggtgctaatttttaatttttttactaaccaTCTTTATTTATGAAGATAGTGCATCATTAAACAGGAAAAGTACAAAGATTATAATTGTTATTAAAGTTGGAGGTGGACGGGAATGGCATTTTTACTTTGGGACGGGATTAAATCAGGAAAGATGGATTTTCTGGTCTTGTGATCGTGAGCAATACATTGAAATTATGTCACTTAACTTGGtatacagaaaaatatatttaccatAAATATGACTCTCAAAACCATCTCATCCATCCCATAAACCATTAGTAAATAATACTGTTACATAAGAACCAATACATAATAAGTAGAGtcccgattatatggtgaatcacgataaaacgaaataacatcgaaaaacacattaacgtgcgacaaaacaccgaaaaacATGTCAACACacgacaaaacacgaaaataGGCAACTTTCAGTagctattataatttatttaacataaacttCTGGTTTCCGTAGCATCATTATGTATGGAATCAACTCGGCATGTTTTGAATTCCATTCTAGGCCACTAGAAAATGAAATACAGGTTATATGTACAATGTCCTGCTTTGTTTTGATTCTTCACTTCATAGAGTCCATAGATACAATGCAAAGACGTGAAACCTAGATTAGGCGAAAAAAATCTCGGAGCATGTTCCAATAAGGATGCTAGTACTTTGCGACACTGAAACAGTACTCCAGCGTCTAGCCATAGAGTtttcacacattttaaaatacatctttttgAGTTGCTGTTTTTGTATTGAGTATTGTCGTATATTGCTGTTTCTTGTAAGTTATAAAATGctggttttatttagttttgtaaataaacgacggtttttaacttttactaaaaataaaaccaataacaccgaaatctcatatttttaaaacgaaattgatcaaaaaataacaccataaaatcgggACTCTAATAATAAGTACcacataatgtaaataaaaaccaaCATCTTATTCCCTACTCTACTGTAAATTTTTGTTATTGACAATAGAGCCAGCACATGAGAAAACATCTTCACTGGCATCCTGTTGCTAGTTTTCTTCTTCTTAAAGAATGACTAACTCATTTATAGAGCTTTAGGATGTTGTATTGCATGCCTGTGCATTCCTGATGTTGTACCATTCTCAATTTCcaaatacagtgtaaactctttataacatcACTCGATTTAACaacaaactccttaaaacatCGAAATTGCTTGaatttggttggtttaccttgttttctatacaataatatactgatactctatatagcgtcacgctcactctatttaacgacaaaaaTACggcaatataaataatttagcaGTACTTTCTACGATatcgaagttgataagaactgcagctgtgtacgttcttttgtttgctgttttgttgttgtattatctagcacgtgtttactttgaCTGACGTtccggagattctaagaaatgttgtcttttgtttttgtatgatgaacttgcacatgtttacctcggtcactaaacttttgtcaagttgttacatgttatcattatcgcagtagcttacagactttcgaactgtaaacatgccGAGTAAAGAAAATCTTTGTACATTgaggaaaaagttttattaatacgctcaatacaggtgggagaaaagatcagtgatgttggaagacaCTTTTGttttagccgctctaccgtgtctatAATATggaaaaccaaagaaaaaattttGCAAGCAGAGGAGGATGGAAAATTTGCTAATAAATTAAAGAAACGTCAATACAAAGATCTGGATCAAGCGATGCAGGAACaagttaatttttacataacaaattttaaacttttttttttactgatgacTTCCACATGGGCAGTCtctaattgtttattttttaatacacgactaaaaaattaatgaaggcgtcaaaaaaaaaaatgcaagttagGAAAAGGTGAGTggaaataaaaatcttttgacTTCCAGCACTGTTACTTTTGTAATTAGTGGAGTTTTTTTGTATCtttcttaagggctccgcctacccgggcacacacacggtgtgcagagcttcaggaaaaacaacgcgatttgaaaactactcaagatatccgtgtGGAGTCtgcttatgaaaagcatttaagagttcgctgaggaccgaaaagtaattttgattttggattaagtttttaaactatatttttagaagagttaaaattagtggtgcaccgatatgactttaccgattaccgattcgattaccgattatgagagcaataatcggcagataccgattcagttaccgattataatgaacaaagttttttaagtgtaataatgcacacaaaattttttattcccatgtaaatttaataacaagattaggtaaaattgagaatacagttataataacagtataaaaaaatataaaaaatacactattaagtcattgaaaggggaaattaaattaacttctatttaaatatttgttattgtaaacaacttgaactacagtctaataattgtaatttacaatgggtaagtttttgttgcggaaaactagcattattatcaactatcacataaggttgcatcaagaaattaccgtttaacaatgtaaacatgctgctttattttgttcacttgagtttatagaaaaatgtttccacacttcactttttttctccctactcgccatctcgctataattatataaaaatgactaaaaaccaattctagcacatgtgattttatttatgttgactgaatatataaaattataaatactttttcacttttcacgtcacatacaaataacaaacggataatgttaccaaagacacccataacgagtttgtaaaacgcagtgataaaaactagaaggtatcgggaccacgattttgaaccgctactacgactcgaaaagatcgattgtcatagaatccactgcaactgtttgtggtattttgattgcgtgccatctattttacttctctggctatacgtaatgtacaaggccactaaacaaaagacgaaacgtaaataaacgtgtagaaaaaatgcattttttatcgtttgaggcaatgagatttattaaacttaacgaaatatctgtaattatgatatgacgcagttagatgaattttgtaatatatacaaatattaccgtatttcgccctaaaatgtgtaacaaaatattacacggtaaaaacctacttaattacgccgggacataaataatcggcaaagtaatcgttaagataatcgctgattacgattaatcggtaagtacccataatcgccgattacgattcatcggtatccgcatcggtgcaccactagttaaaatggctaaaacgcatgttttcagagtaatttttaggcgtaaaacatccggtacagattcttgaaagcacttaagggacttgtatcacacctttatcttaatttctccgccgtataatgttacggtcaccgctcatgtgcacgccagtccagaggagacaccgcgctagaagcaccagcgagcgtcgtgcttatcatcactaacacagatacacctctgacgaggcgggccccttaacatcaCTTTGATTTAGGTGTTGTTTAGTCCCTGCGTACAACGTACCTTCATGGAGTTGGGGCTGCTCCTCTCGGCCCAGCGCGCCTTCACGTAGTCCACCACCAGCCTCTCCACCCGGTCCGGGGTCTGGCGGGGCACGATCCGCACCGAGAACTTGCCCGTCACCTTGCCCGGGATGACCGTCTTGGCGCCCGGCTCGCTGAACGCCCCCTCGATGCCGTGCAGCGACAGGCTCGGGTAGCGGAAGCGGTGCTGCAGCAACTTGATCTGTGGCCGAGCAAACGTCAACGTCTATtgcaaattggtgcacaaataatttggtcaatctaaacatggaaaaaactgctatcattaccttctctagaaaaacctacccattgcaatatgaatacaaacttgataactcacttattaaaaaatctcaacatgtcaaagacctaggaattttactggatcaaaaactattttttcatcttcacattgaaaacattatctcggtatctaacaaaatacttggtctaattaaatttatcacctttaacacctccaatattgactctattctctccctctatacagctctaataagatcaaaacttgagtatggttctattatatggaatagcatcaataacactgatattgaaaagcttgacaggattcaatctaaagtatctgactatattaacaaaaaattaaataccatcaataacatagatttaaattccctccttggttcattatcaactagaagaaagatcttagatgccatttttgtcttccattgttattatagtaatcttatatgtcctcatatatttgatgttactggcattaaaattccttcttttaatagccgtaacccaccttttttgtgcacacttttaaatacaaatgatattatatatagacttgttaacaattttaatatgtatgttaatcacttacaacctaccagagagaaaaaacttgttaaaaaaattattctttcggcatccaaagattaattatctttatgctctaatgttattacctaaattatttaataccagatgtattaatttaaggataccaactgtatttatccacataatattatatgttctgtacttatacatttattactctcatgaaacatttttgttattttaagtacttttcagaagttaagcactcatatggatatttgtatgttatgttgtcttgtctttgtttttgtcctactatttgttgttcttataatttattgttttgttcttatttttgttctgttactgtatttgttttttttacatgtcttacatgttgtgcccaccgttggagccttgtgctgttggtgtggcatgtaacaaatcaaataaataaataaataaattaaataaacctgCGGCAACAGTTAGAATGACTTGCCTGCCGGTGTTATTGAGTTTTAGTTTTATATTCTCTGTTTATATGACACAGACATTGTTAATCAATACACATCAAGTAAAATGGGTTCAGCCTTATTTGAAAACAGTAGTTTAGTATTTCTTTGATAGGtgctgaattttaaaaataaaatataatttgtgaaaAGCATGTCTATGGCTTGCTAGCAATCACGTAAAGAAATctaagcaaaaactttgcaggttaaaAATTaaacggaacaataattacatTTGCCTTAGGTAGAATCTGTGCGAGAAGGCCTAAGAAAGAATCGCTaagaataatacaaataaataggAAAACatgtgaaagcattttttgaaaataaaccaACATGAATAATGGATACGCAATCAAAAAAGTTAATGTTTTGCAATTCATTTGGTCCACACATTTTGATACAAATTTCATGCTAAAATTAATACAACATACTTTGAATTATGTGCatagaaagtaaatttttttgatcTGAGATCAAATTggtttgattatgaaataaaaaagcaCCCCCCAAGAAATAACCGCTCAAGTGCAGAGAATGCAAGAGCAtaagagagcaagagagcaagTACGCTGCGTCATTTCCACCTTTCCCTGCCGTGTCTTTTATCGgttcccaccacgtacctaactattcccctcctctcctggttcccccaccacatacttagctatttcccctcatgcgatcggaattatcgtaacgctcgaaaattgctACCCCCTCAGTAAAGACGTTtcacttaaaacaaaataaatacaaacctTAAGTTAAGAAATACTATAAGGTACCTTAACTTAATATTAGGCTTTTTTAAGAAACCACAATgggaataataataaataataaatagtatttCTTAACTTaaggttagtattttttttatttttttttaagtgaaacgtctttgctgagggggtatcaattttcgagcgttacgaaaatctAAATGTAGTGAAATCTACCAACACTGAAATACAGGACATCACAGTTACACAGTTGAGAAACCTGCAAACTCACCTTGTCCTCTCCATGAGGCAGTTTGTTGCATTTGATATCTTTCTTGTACGCTTCCACGTCAAACTCGATATCCTTGTACAAACTGACCTCCTCCGGCGTAAGCTTCTCCACGTCATCGTACATCCCAGTGACCAGGATTTTGCCATCCTTGTCCACCAGCGTGTTCATGAGGTAGATCAGGTCACTCATGGCTTCATGTCTGCACATGGGACGAGCAATTAACCACTGACGTGTGTGTAAACATACAGTCAAACCAATATTTTACAGCACCTGTGTTGTACAGACAGCTTGTCCATGTGGACAAATATTCTCATGCATCAAAGAAGGGAGTGTACTGGTTCATACAGATAACTCAGATGCACACAAATAAAACAGAAAGTGTAAATATTGAAGTTTGACAGAAGGTCTATAAAGAACTAACTAGCGATGTATTGGTTCTGCTTTGCTGCAATTTAACCGGCACTCGGAACCGCAAATATCATCCCAGAAATACAAACAATTTTCCAGCCAGCGATTCCtggtaaaaataataagccaTCCAGCAACATGTGCATAGAAGAGGTAGTTTGCCACTGGTGACAGTCACATGTCTTTAACTTCCCTGCAAGCTGCCAATGAAGGTACACCATTAGCATCCCCTCCCACACTCACAcatactgggttcgtaagggatagcagaattaagttttattgattattaatatttagAATTAATATTACATAAATGTACTTATAAATGTTTGATCACGAATCAcagacatttaaaaatgtttattctcaagtcgctcaatgtctgtcaagttcacactcctcactgtagcaaggctcaacagtggttcgcccctcacctcgcgagGGTCCATACACAGTATTGTGCCACTATATCTTGTCcctccacgtcgcgccactccGCCGATGACGTTCTTCCCTTCACTCTCAGAACTCGGCACTCCTCGCGGGGGCCGGCATCGCTGCTCTAGTACCTCAGGgccgcccttctcgaaccgacgagagcggctgtgacgagtcgcgccatcccgggccgacccgacgcccgaaacactgAGCAAGGCTGTGTTTATTCTCACTACTCCGTGCGGCAGCCCGCGGAATCCCCAATGCCGTTCAGCGATAGATGACAGCACCGAGACAGGATGATGCGCGGGGAGCACAGGGGGGAAGGGGGcagtgacgacccttgtaatctggccaggcatGCGTAGCATTccttacgtcagtggatggcGCGTGATGTTAGTGGCCGTGATATGTATGGGAATGGCCTTTGCAGGGGTAGATGCCACTAttaatacttttattaaaaatatgctGTAAAACAGGAATCAGGGGGTGTGAGCCgacttttaaaatgaaatttggaaTGTCATCGCGAACTGTTGGTAGGGTTGACTTTAGGGTTTTAATACCCCACAGAACCAGACCCTCTATAATATTTGGCATAggaatataaaaattagtaaatatagaaaattatttttgtgtgtggAGGTTACAAAAACACTAGCAAAGCAATAATAACCAAGTCATTTGCGACAGAATTACTAACCTTCAGAGATGATTATTTCTCATAGCCATTTCTCGTAATGTGTACATAGTTCCAGAATTTTTTTGGAATtctgttttattttgttattaatattgaggagctaattttttttttatctctaccAATTATAAACTTAAAGACGCTTTTCGTAGTAAGAAAACAAAGAATAGTAAAATTGGTTCATTTTGCATTTATAGAATTGAATTATTGTGTGCTTAAATTAGTCCAAGGCATAATGTGTATTGGGGCTATGCACAAAATTTTATGGGGTAAAGTACTTTATTTGTTGTGTACCAAAAATCTGTATGCTAAATAATTGAACAGCTGAGTGGAAAAAGGTTAATATTCCATATATACATGTTTTGAAAAAATAGGAAAAACAGATTTGTACAAAAACTAGTTTGCATCAAAAACTTCACTATTGAGGAACTGTAGGTGTAGTAGTATACAGCAAAAGTACACAATTTCCGATTCCATAGTTAAAGTAAGTAAAGAAATACGAATAATTGAAAGTGCCGGAATGTTATCCTTTTCCCACTAatcaacaaaaaacaaaaaaaaaaagtaataataatgttTGCAACCCAAAAGCATAAGAAATAATGCATTAAAGACAAGATATTATTGcactaaacataataaatttatttttgcacacaTTTGAGGCAATTAATagtcatatataatattttgacaGCTGTGATGCAGCAAGAAAAACTTTCTTCAAGgcaacatattattttattataacgtATTACACTTAACAAAATACTGGCACACATAATAAAGAGAAACGAACACTATTTGAAAAAAGAAAATGGACCTGGAAACTATTCAATGGAAAATTCAGCATCATTTTAAACAATGGCCTACCACTGGAATATTATCATTCTTACACTAAATGGATAGCGTATAAGAAATACTACAAAATGGCTATCTCAGGTTCATTTCGCCAATTTGTGGAATGTTATCCTTTTTTTTCACTCAGCTGTTCaattgtacaatttaaaaaaaatggataattCGTGGAGACTCGCGCTGTGAATGAAGCGGGTTGGTTTGCTGGGCCACTCACACCGTGCCCCCGAACACGCCGCTGTGCAGGTCCTTGCACGAGCACTCCACCTCCACGCAGAAGTAGCAGACGCCGCGCAGGCCGTAGGTGACGCACGGCTTCTCCGTGCCCAGCCAGTAGTTGTCGGAGATGCACACGTAGTCCACGTCGGGGAAGAAGGAGTCCTTGCGGCGGTACAGCAGCTCGTCCAGGCCCTCGCTGCCCGACTCCTCCATCCCCTCCAGGCAGAACTGCGGCAGTTGCACACCGCCACATTCTGTACATCCGAGTAGCGGCGGCAAGCAAGCATGCTTCACATCACGCTATGCTTAAACTcttaccattattttttttatcgtattgCAAATACTTGAGTTTTCAAGTCCCCGGAACAATGAAATTATACAAGATCTCacatatcgcaccctgagtacaagactatctattcgtaactcaaaaaattgagtttgtgagatatttttttttaccacaagcaggaaaatatcattatctaggcactgcaagactatcgcaatattatatttacttttacgggacttatggcaaataatgtagtgttgcactctggaaaacattatataagaatatgtgcaagactatggcaaatgagttgtgatagtattgcaatgatttttgagttacgatagtcttgtactcagggtgcgatatgaTGGCTACAACGTTTTTAAATCACCTCTAGAAAAGACAGAACCTAAGGAAGCGGTAAGTGAAAAAAACCAATGCAGAGATGGATGCCCTTAAAAAAGTATAATCACTTTTTACGAAAAGTGGATTAATTTGAAAAGGGAGAATACGGTGCTTAAAACATTGCTCATTGTCTATAATgttgaataattatttaatagtttatGTTAGTCTTAGTTATGTTAAATTTGTAGAATTTGTCTTGTGTAACAGCTGATCTGTGCTGCCGTTGACGGGTCCTGGTCACTGTGCCTCGGCACAGTGCTACCGCCCCTGGTGTACCGCCCGCCCCCAACAGACAAGGAGTGGGGGGTGTGCCGTTTATCGGGAATTACTGAAGGCGAGTTAATAATAATGCGCATAACGTGCTTTTGAACCCTTCAGGATTACTCCTGCACACAAACACCGCGTGTCGCGCGACTGTGGGTCCACGCGCGAGCGAGGCCTCATGAGCGCAAGTCCGTCCTCTCCCAGTGGCTGCCTCCTCCCGACTCCCCCCGCACCTCGCCGACGCCACAGTTTTGAGTCGCGCGGCGACCACTAGCCAATGGCGTGCAGGGAGCTACCGGGTGGAACTACACGGATGACCCACTAGGTGCACCAAAGACCTTACAATCGTATGTTTTTACATGTTTGTGACGTAGATGTTAATGTATATGTAACATGGTCGCTGCTTGTTTGTTGCAACTACTACTTGCGCGGAGTGTCTACCAGCACAGGAGGTCCCCCAGTGCAGAGTGCCTGCCCGCCAAGACAGCCAGGGAAACTGGGGAAGAACTCTGGCATTTGCCGGGAGTGACTAGGCAGAACTGCTATTCTCCCCCGGGGCTTCTGACCGCAGGCTAGGTTTCTCCAGCGCGCCATCTCGCTCCACGTGTGATGCCTTGCATTAGCCCTGCAGTCGTTAAGGAATACTAAACTATttgggtgaaaaaaaattaataaaagagaCAGGATGCCAAGCGATGGCATATTAAACACAaaatagaaggggggggggggtgaagtttTGAGGATATATTCACATGTTGTCATGgattaataaacaataacaaaaggaaaaacatcctttattaagattatttttttatttttaaatatagttcgTGAGAATTATTTACAACATAAAGTTTCTGATCGCAGCTCAGCTCGTTTCTGCTTTTGCCCTGGACACCCACTGGCACCATGTACACACACACTTGTACTTGCCTTCACGTCCATTTTCCACTTAGAAATACTTGCCTGGCAACCTACGATATACTTTGTTAATGTATTAAAGTAAAGCTATATACACATTGTGAGGATATTTGAAAGAATCCAGATATATTTAAACCTGAACACATAAGGCATTAAAGAAGAAAATTGCAGA comes from Bacillus rossius redtenbacheri isolate Brsri chromosome 18, Brsri_v3, whole genome shotgun sequence and encodes:
- the LOC134541416 gene encoding cytosolic non-specific dipeptidase, yielding MSLPDALKKVFSHVDASKAKYVAALKEAVAIQSVSAWPAKRDEIVRMVQWTEQRLRALGAEVELCDVGTQTLAGGEVLPLPPVLLGSLGRDPRKKTVCVYGHLDVQPAARQDGWHTDPFTLTELDGKLYGRGSSDDKGPVLGWLHAVEAFQATQQELPVNVKFCLEGMEESGSEGLDELLYRRKDSFFPDVDYVCISDNYWLGTEKPCVTYGLRGVCYFCVEVECSCKDLHSGVFGGTVHEAMSDLIYLMNTLVDKDGKILVTGMYDDVEKLTPEEVSLYKDIEFDVEAYKKDIKCNKLPHGEDKIKLLQHRFRYPSLSLHGIEGAFSEPGAKTVIPGKVTGKFSVRIVPRQTPDRVERLVVDYVKARWAERSSPNSMKVYLGHGGPSWVSDPNSPNYVAARKATKQVYGVEPDLTREGGSIPVTLTLQEVTGKSVLLLPMGAGDDGAHSQNEKLNVRNYIEGTKLLAAYLYEVSML